The following are encoded in a window of Castanea sativa cultivar Marrone di Chiusa Pesio chromosome 5, ASM4071231v1 genomic DNA:
- the LOC142635979 gene encoding pentatricopeptide repeat-containing protein At1g28690, mitochondrial produces the protein MKNARIPIITPSCFSSSQKHNLLVPPNQTFLPTQDSLSHPTATSLSSALQQYINSDYPSYGQKIHSHILKTGFRPNTNISIKLLILHLKCGYIKYARKAFDELPQTTLSAYNYMIGGYLKHGLVEDSLSLVRRLVYSGEKPDGFTFSMILKASTCACKLPLLCSLGRLVHAQILKFEVEPDDVLYTALVDSYVKHGKVDYARTVFDMMLEKNVICSTSMISGYMNQGSVKDAEDIFRKTMEKDLVVYNAMIEGYSKSIEYAWRSVEVYVDMQRLNFRPNISTFASVFGACSLLAAFEIGQQVQSQLMKTELFTDVKLGSALVDMYSKCGRIDDARRVFDHMPDKNVFSWTSMIDGYGKNGSPDEALELFSKMQNVYHLEPNYVTFLSALSACGHAGLVDKGKKIFESMERDYLMKPKMEHYACMVDLLGRAGSLKQAWDFVRGMHEKPNSDVWAALLSSSRLHGDVEMASIAANELFKLNADGRPGAYVALSNTLAAAGKWDNVSELRDVMKVKGISKDTGYSWVGTDIALLQT, from the exons ATGAAAAATGCTAGAATACCCATAATTACACCCTCCTGTTTCTCATCATCACAGAAACACAACCTTTTGGTCCCACCAAACCAAACTTTCCTGCCAACAcaagactctctctctcatccaacTGCTACCTCTTTATCCTCTGCTCTACAGCAATACATCAACTCAGATTACCCTTCCTATGGCCAAAAGATACATTCCCATATTCTCAAAACTGGGTTCAGACCCAACACCAATATCTCCATCAAACTCCTCATATTGCATTTGAAATGTGGCTATATTAAATATGCACGCAAAGCGTTTGATGAATTACCTCAGACAACTCTTTCTGCTTATAATTATATGATTGGTGGATATCTCAAACATGGGCTAGTCGAAGATTCACTTAGTTTGGTTCGTAGGTTGGTTTATTCTGGTGAAAAGCCTGATGGGTTCACATTTTCTATGATTTTAAAGGCGTCTACTTGTGCTTGTAAATTGCCTTTGCTGTGTAGTTTGGGAAGGCTAGTGCATGCGCAGATACTGAAATTTGAGGTTGAACCTGATGATGTTCTTTATACAGCACTGGTTGACTCGTATGTTAAGCATGGGAAGGTTGATTATGCGAGGACTGTGTTTGATATGATGTTGGAAAAGAATGTGATATGTTCAACATCTATGATTTCTGGTTACATGAATCAAGGCTCTGTAAAAGACGCTGAAGATATATTCAGGAAGACAATGGAAAAAGATCTAGTTGTATATAATGCAATGATTGAAGGTTACAGTAAATCAATTGAATATGCTTGGAGATCAGTTGAGGTTTATGTTGACATGCAACGGTTGAACTTTCGGCCTAATATATCTACATTTGCTAGTGTTTTTGGGGCCTGCTCTCTGTTGGCAGCATTTGAAATTGGTCAGCAAGTCCAAAGTCAACTTATGAAGACTGAACTTTTTACTGACGTTAAATTGGGAAGTGCTCTTGTAGACATGTACTCTAAATGTGGACGAATTGATGATGCACGGAGAGTTTTTGACCACATGCCTGATAAGAATGTGTTTTCATGGACTTCCATGATTGATGGATATGGCAAGAATGGATCTCCAGATGAAGCACTTGAGCTTTTTAGCAAGATGCAAAACGTCTACCACCTTGAACCCAATTATGTTACATTCCTGAGTGCTCTATCAGCATGTGGACATGCTGGGCTAGTTGATAAAGGGAAGAAAATTTTTGAGAGCATGGAGAGAGATTACTTGATGAAACCAAAGATGGAGCATTATGCTTGCATGGTTGATCTCTTAGGACGTGCAGGAAGTTTAAAGCAAGCGTGGGATTTTGTAAGAGGGATGCACGAAAAGCCCAATTCTGATGTTTGGGCAGCTCTGCTTAGTTCATCTAGGCTGCATGGCGATGTTGAGATGGCAAGCATAGCTGCAAATGAACTTTTTAAGTTGAATGCTGATGGTCGGCCTGGGGCATATGTTGCACTATCTAATACTTTGGCAGCTGCTGGGAAATGGGACAATGTAAGTGAGCTTAGGGATGTAATGAAGGTAAAAGGAATATCCAAAGATACTGGATACAGTTGGGTTGGAACCGACATTGCTtt ACTGCAAACATGA